CGCATCATCTCCGAGATCTTCACGGACATCATCATCGCGCCTGACTTCGACGCCGATGCCCGCGCTCTGTTGCAGAAGAAGAAAAACCTGCGCCTCATCCAGATGCTGCCTGAGGTGACCAAGACCTTCAGCGACCCGATCATCCGCAGCGCCCCCGGCGGTGTCCTCGTGATGGATAGCGATCCCCGCGCCCTCGGTCTCGAAGACCTGGAAAACAAAGTCAAGACGCAGCGCCCACCGACCCGTGACGAGCTGGAAGCCATGCGCTTCGCTTGGCGTGTGGTGAAGCATGTGAAGTCGAACGCCATCGTCTTCGCCAGCCACGACCGCACCCTCGGCATCGGTGCCGGCCAGATGAGCCGTGTGGATTCCTGCCGCATCGCCGTCTGGAAGGCCAAAGAAGCCGGCCTGTCTCTGGAAGGCAGCGTCGTCGCCAGTGACGCCATGTTCCCCTTTGCCGACGGCCTCATCGCCTGCGCCGAAGCTGGAGCCACAGCCGCCATTCAACCCGGCGGCAGCGTCCGCGATGAAGAAGTCATCGCCGCCGCGGATGAGCGTAAGATGGCCATGGTCTTCACCGGCTATCGTCACTTCCTGCATTGATATTCGCGTTTGGCGACGTGGTATAACTCGGTTATACTCTCCCCATCATGAGCACCGCCATTCTCGAAGACCCAGCTCCGCTGAGCTACGAAGAAGAGAGGGGAAAACCCATGCCGAGCTTTCACCACGGAATTGTCCAAGCCAATCTAATCGTTGAGTTTGCCAAGCGGTCAGACTACCGCTGCGTGAGCGAAGTCGCAGTTATCGTCGAGAGTGTCTCCTACACGCCCGACATCTGCCTCTACCCACGAAAGCAGGTGGACTTCCGCCACGACACCGTGCGGATGAAAGAGCCGCCGGTGGTTGCGGTGGAGATTTTTTCTCCATCGCAGGGCTCCTTGGAGATCATGGAAAAGGTGGATACCTACCTGCAAGCCGGAGTCAAAAGCGTCTGGGTTGTCGCTCCACCGCTGACCTCCATCACGATCTACACGGCGGATGGGAAGCAAAAAGGTTTCCTCGAAGGCACCGTGACCGATCCCGCAACGGGTATCCAGGTGGAGATGGATCAGGTGTTCCGTTGAGCTTGATGCCCTGCGATTCGTTGAGATCGTCTGTTTTCATCGCTTGCCTGATCCCCCCCACCCCGAGTTCTCCGCATCATCGCATCAGTTGCAAACCCGCCTCCTGATGCCATCGGTTGAGCTAAACCAACCCCACGCTTTCCTCCATGGCCTCCCCCCTCCTTCTCGGCGTTAATATTGACCACGTCGCCACGCTTCGGCAGGCACGTTACCGCACCATGCTCGGGGCTCACAATGTGGAGCCTTCCATCCTGGAGGCCGCTCACCTGGCGGAGGATTCAGGCGCTCATTCCATCACCATTCACCTGCGTGCTGACCGCCGCCACATCGTGGATGCGGATGTCTATCTGCTGCGTGAAAAGATCCGCACCAAGCTCAATCTGGAAATGGGCAATACCCCAGAGATTCTCGGCATCGCCCTCCAGGTGAAGCCTGACTTCGTCTGCATGGTGCCGGAGAACCGCGAGGAAGTCACCACCGAGGGCGGGCTGGATGTCGTGGGCCAGAAGGAAGTGCTGCGCGCCAGTGTGCAGCAGCTCGAAGCCAATGGCACCCGCGTCAGCATGTTCATCGATCCTGACCTCGAGCAAGTGCGCGCCTCCGCAGACATCGGCGCGAGCATGATCGAGCTTCACACCGGGACCTTTGCCAACGAACAGGGTGAGAAACGAGCCCAGGAGGCGGCTCGCCTGAAAGCCGCCGCCGAGCTTGGGCACAGCCTCGGATTGCAGATCAATGCCGGGCATGGTCTCACCACCACGAACCTCCCAGATCTCTTTTGTGTCCCGCATCTGGCGGAGCTGAACATCGGCCACAGCATCGTCGCACGCTCCGTCTTTGTCGGGATGAAGCAGGCCATCACCGAGTTCCTTGCCGTCATGGCGCAGTATCCCCGCGCATGAGTCCCATCGGCCTAGGCATTGATTTGGTGGAGGTGGAGCGCATCCGCGACCTCCTCACCAAACATGGCGACCGATTTAAAAATCGCACCTTCACCCCCGGTGAGATTGCCTACTGCGATGCCTGCGCAGACCCAGCCATGCACTACGCAGCCCGCTTTGCTGCCAAAGAAGCGGCCGCCAAGGCACTGGGCACCGGCCTGTGGGCCGAGGGGGTGGATTGGAAGGACATCGAAGTGATTCGCGAGGCTTCAGGCAAACCCACCCTG
The window above is part of the Prosthecobacter debontii genome. Proteins encoded here:
- the acpS gene encoding holo-ACP synthase, with product MSPIGLGIDLVEVERIRDLLTKHGDRFKNRTFTPGEIAYCDACADPAMHYAARFAAKEAAAKALGTGLWAEGVDWKDIEVIREASGKPTLHLHGGAGLHAQNQGATRLLISLTHTKELAQAQVILA
- a CDS encoding pyridoxine 5'-phosphate synthase, whose protein sequence is MASPLLLGVNIDHVATLRQARYRTMLGAHNVEPSILEAAHLAEDSGAHSITIHLRADRRHIVDADVYLLREKIRTKLNLEMGNTPEILGIALQVKPDFVCMVPENREEVTTEGGLDVVGQKEVLRASVQQLEANGTRVSMFIDPDLEQVRASADIGASMIELHTGTFANEQGEKRAQEAARLKAAAELGHSLGLQINAGHGLTTTNLPDLFCVPHLAELNIGHSIVARSVFVGMKQAITEFLAVMAQYPRA
- a CDS encoding Uma2 family endonuclease; this encodes MSTAILEDPAPLSYEEERGKPMPSFHHGIVQANLIVEFAKRSDYRCVSEVAVIVESVSYTPDICLYPRKQVDFRHDTVRMKEPPVVAVEIFSPSQGSLEIMEKVDTYLQAGVKSVWVVAPPLTSITIYTADGKQKGFLEGTVTDPATGIQVEMDQVFR